One window of the Perca flavescens isolate YP-PL-M2 chromosome 5, PFLA_1.0, whole genome shotgun sequence genome contains the following:
- the LOC114556234 gene encoding transmembrane protein 252: MNVKKQLWSLACMVLPGVGFAMTCIGSYLVYLQITYEYSMRVVPAYIIIVLGILAVFIGVFWTNCQSMKSKMYLRGGHEQHTQVYTIERPSSFPPSYEECHGSQGRPETAPESVVVVDGVDVEMSFAPPLYSQDSSDAPDCTWSWEQPPRYSQVEHIQQGEVDVEERREALTGH, translated from the exons ATGAATGTGAAGAAGCAGCTGTGGTCCCTGGCCTGCATGGTCCTGCCTGGTGTGGGATTTGCGATGACCTGCATTGGGTCCTACCTGGTGTACCTGCAGATAACGTACGAGTACTCTATGAGGGTCGTCCCTGCCTACATCATTATTGTGTTGGGCATCCTGGCTGTGTTCATTGGAGTCTTCTGGACTAACTGCCAAAGCATGAAGAGCAAGATGTACCTGAGAGGAGGACATGAACAGCACACCCAGGTCTACACTATTGAAAG ACCGAGCTCATTCCCTCCATCGTACGAGGAATGCCATGGCAGCCAGGGGCGTCCTGAAACAGCCCCTGAGTCTGTTGTCGTGGTTGACGGGGTGGATGTGGAGATGAGCTTCGCTCCTCCTCTGTACAGCCAGGACAGCTCGGACGCTCCGGACTGCACATGGAGCTGGGAGCAGCCTCCTCGGTACAGTCAGGTGGAGCATATTCAGCAGGGAGAGGTGGACGTAGAGGAGCGGAGGGAGGCCTTGACCGGACACTGA